A genomic window from Hyla sarda isolate aHylSar1 chromosome 8, aHylSar1.hap1, whole genome shotgun sequence includes:
- the MPG gene encoding DNA-3-methyladenine glycosylase: protein MPTKRRRVQATDQEETVEKKVSRILNENDSVSSKYFQSKKMRLLSDFYNKPCIELAKSFLGQVLVRRLPDGTELRGRIVETESYLGGEDEASHSRGGKRTERNVAMFMKPGTIYVYQIYGMYFCMNVSSQGDGAAVLLRSLEPMEGLDTMRVFRNVKRNVQKPLKDKELCNGPSKLCQAFAIEKSFDRHDLTDDQNTWLEAGPEILEEDIVSCPRIGISNAGDWTRKPLRFYIKDNEFVSVRDKAAETSSVNA, encoded by the exons ATGCCTACAAAAAGAAGACGTGTCCAAGCCACGGATCAAGAAGAGACTGTCGAGAAGAAGGTGTCTAGAATTCTGAATGAAAATGATTCAGTCTCTAGCAAATACTTCCAGAGCAAGAAAATGCGCCTTTTATCTGACTTCTACAATAAGCCCTGCATTGAGCTGGCAAAATCTTTCCTGGGACAG GTTTTGGTCCGGAGGCTCCCAGATGGGACAGAACTTCGTGGGAGGATTGTAGAAACAGAATCTTATTTAGGAGGGGAAGATGAAGCTTCACATTCCAGAGGAGGAAAAAGGACAGAAAGAAATGTAGCAATGTTCATGAAGCCTGGGACCATATACGTCTATCAGATATATGGCATGTATTTCTGTATGAATGTTTCCAGTCAGG GAGATGGAGCTGCAGTCCTTCTGCGCTCATTGGAGCCAATGGAAGGTCTTGATACAATGAGAGTGTTCAGAAATGTCAAAAGAAATGTACAGAAGCCACTAAAAGATAAAGAACTTTGTAATGGACCCTCAAAGCTTTGCCAGGCATTTGCTATTGAAAAGAGTTTTGACCGCCACGATCTTACAGACGACCAGAACACGTGGCTAGAAGCTGGGCCAGAAATTCTGGAGGAGGACATTGTATCTTGTCCACGGATAGGGATTAGTAATGCCGGAGATTGGACTCGTAAACCTCTGCGATTTTATATTAAAGACAACGAGTTTGTAAGTGTGCGAGACAAAGCTGCAGAGACTAGTAGTGTAAATGCATAG